A stretch of Schaalia odontolytica DNA encodes these proteins:
- a CDS encoding oligosaccharide flippase family protein, translating to MSEANQARRSLARGGIVGFVGAAASAVLGFAFTIILSRMLGAEGAGIVTQATGVFAIVMALAKVGLDSTAIYLMPRLSLDAPEEIRATLSFMASLTVGVSTVCVLILEAVAPLIWNAEVAASTRAVLWFVPIGALTLVASAALRALGNMREYVLIQNLLLPGLRPLLVALAAAFTGSLAFVSVAWALPFVVVLVAAWWLLLRHMPSAADSVGRWPSAQRRRQVVSFALPRTLTAGLEQALQWLDVLLVGLLAGDAASGIYGGAIRFIQAGMVVDTALRVVVSPQFSKLLHQGKTKELRDLYSTASIWLVLFAAPIYALMAIYAPALMRILGDGFAPGANVLVVLCIGSIVTFMAGNIHSLLIMSGRSGWAAVNKIVVLTLNVVGNVIFIPRGGMVAAAIVWAVCMVLDATMATVQVSRFIGVTPKLSEVVKPILVVGVSAVIPGGCIAWWLGRDSFVATIGGSALSVLVFACVCWAFRDRLHLSGLGSLARRHRG from the coding sequence ATGAGTGAGGCAAATCAAGCCAGGCGTTCCCTCGCGCGCGGGGGCATCGTTGGCTTCGTCGGAGCGGCCGCCTCGGCGGTCCTGGGCTTCGCGTTCACGATCATCCTGTCGCGCATGCTGGGCGCCGAGGGAGCCGGTATCGTCACCCAGGCGACCGGCGTCTTCGCGATCGTCATGGCCCTGGCCAAGGTGGGCCTCGACTCCACCGCCATCTACCTGATGCCTCGCCTGTCCCTGGATGCTCCCGAAGAGATCCGCGCGACCCTGTCCTTCATGGCCTCCCTGACGGTGGGCGTATCCACCGTGTGCGTCCTCATTCTCGAGGCCGTGGCCCCCCTGATCTGGAACGCCGAGGTGGCGGCATCCACCCGGGCCGTCCTGTGGTTCGTGCCGATCGGCGCCCTCACCCTGGTCGCATCCGCCGCCCTGCGGGCGCTCGGCAACATGCGCGAGTACGTCCTCATTCAGAACCTGCTGCTGCCCGGCCTGCGCCCGCTCCTCGTTGCGCTCGCGGCTGCGTTCACCGGGTCGCTGGCCTTCGTCTCGGTCGCCTGGGCGCTGCCCTTCGTCGTTGTCCTCGTCGCCGCGTGGTGGCTGCTGCTGCGACACATGCCCTCGGCGGCCGACTCGGTGGGCCGCTGGCCAAGTGCGCAGCGGCGTCGTCAGGTCGTGTCCTTCGCGCTTCCTCGCACCCTCACCGCCGGCCTCGAGCAGGCGCTGCAGTGGCTCGACGTCCTCCTCGTCGGTCTCCTGGCGGGCGATGCGGCCTCGGGCATCTACGGTGGCGCCATTCGCTTCATTCAGGCGGGCATGGTCGTCGACACGGCTTTGCGGGTCGTCGTCTCCCCGCAGTTCTCCAAACTCCTGCACCAGGGTAAGACGAAGGAGCTGCGTGACCTCTACAGCACGGCCTCGATCTGGCTTGTCCTGTTCGCCGCCCCGATCTACGCCCTCATGGCGATCTACGCGCCCGCGCTCATGCGCATCCTCGGTGACGGCTTCGCTCCCGGCGCGAACGTCCTCGTGGTCCTGTGCATCGGCTCCATCGTGACTTTCATGGCGGGAAACATTCACTCTCTGCTCATCATGAGTGGACGCTCCGGGTGGGCAGCGGTCAACAAGATCGTGGTCCTTACCCTCAACGTTGTGGGTAACGTCATCTTTATTCCTCGCGGAGGAATGGTCGCTGCGGCGATCGTCTGGGCCGTGTGCATGGTGCTTGACGCGACCATGGCGACCGTTCAGGTCTCGCGGTTTATCGGTGTGACACCGAAATTGTCGGAAGTGGTCAAGCCGATTCTGGTTGTGGGCGTATCTGCGGTGATTCCGGGCGGGTGTATAGCATGGTGGCTGGGGCGCGATTCTTTCGTTGCGACCATTGGTGGCTCGGCGCTCTCGGTCCTGGTTTTCGCCTGTGTTTGCTGGGCGTTTAGGGATCGTCTGCACCTGTCGGGACTTGGGTCCCTGGCGAGGCGTCATCGGGGGTAG
- a CDS encoding O-antigen ligase family protein has product MSPRRGLWAKPAPAQIGPLREDAQDLPAWPFVVAYSAYFLWWVLGSGDLMWPLFASIMLVFMIGRHGLRFPPGSILWVFFLAWVLASMTMLDTGGRVIGAFYRFLLELSPAIFAVYAFNARKSLSVRTITGTMWGFLASTTIGGFIAMAAPTLRFKTLMYYLVPRALHSNDFVKEFTKRATTQWNPSSWILSDPRPSAPFIYSNTYGNVYSLIFPLALVFAYVLWRERSKWRFIVAAVCALSVIPAAATLNRGMYIGLIVIVVWVGFQRLRAGAWRTVLGIVAAIVVGVIAWLATPASQSLLERVAASSSTEDRASNYLETLYELQQSPLLGFGAPRPSASPWLPSLGTQGQFWTVIFSYGLVGLALFLAFFLRMFPRIWRATDVYGSILGGIILATLVEQFYYGMNTGLMISVVAVALLSRHLEEESDPIKRAEVERDGRASAGSVAGTVRAQRAVRMGQWTSPAANDGAFATHMLARLNKSGRRGTRSRTASTRRRPSQTENR; this is encoded by the coding sequence GTGAGCCCACGCCGAGGACTCTGGGCCAAACCCGCCCCCGCCCAAATTGGGCCGCTACGAGAGGACGCGCAGGATCTGCCTGCGTGGCCCTTCGTCGTGGCCTATTCGGCGTACTTCCTGTGGTGGGTTCTCGGCTCCGGTGATCTGATGTGGCCGCTGTTCGCATCGATCATGCTCGTGTTCATGATCGGCCGACACGGCCTGCGCTTCCCGCCCGGATCCATCCTGTGGGTGTTCTTCCTGGCGTGGGTGCTGGCCTCGATGACCATGCTCGACACGGGCGGGCGCGTCATCGGCGCGTTCTATCGCTTCCTGCTGGAGCTCTCGCCAGCTATTTTCGCGGTCTACGCCTTCAACGCACGCAAGTCCCTGAGCGTGCGCACGATTACCGGCACGATGTGGGGCTTCCTGGCGTCGACCACCATCGGCGGCTTCATCGCCATGGCGGCGCCGACGCTGCGCTTCAAGACGCTCATGTACTACCTGGTGCCGCGCGCCCTGCACTCCAACGACTTCGTCAAAGAGTTCACGAAGCGCGCGACCACCCAGTGGAACCCGTCGTCGTGGATCCTCTCCGACCCGCGCCCGTCGGCCCCCTTCATCTACTCCAACACCTACGGTAACGTCTACTCGCTGATCTTCCCGCTCGCGCTCGTCTTCGCGTACGTGCTGTGGCGCGAGCGCTCCAAGTGGCGTTTCATCGTGGCCGCCGTGTGCGCTCTGTCGGTCATTCCGGCAGCCGCGACGCTCAACCGCGGCATGTACATCGGCCTCATTGTTATCGTCGTGTGGGTGGGTTTCCAGCGCCTGCGCGCGGGAGCCTGGCGTACCGTCCTGGGTATCGTTGCGGCCATCGTCGTGGGCGTGATCGCGTGGCTGGCCACGCCGGCCTCCCAGTCGCTCCTTGAGCGCGTCGCGGCCTCCTCCTCGACGGAAGACCGCGCCTCCAACTACCTCGAGACGCTCTATGAGCTCCAGCAGTCCCCGCTCCTGGGCTTCGGCGCCCCGCGCCCCTCGGCCTCGCCGTGGCTGCCGTCTCTCGGCACGCAGGGCCAGTTCTGGACGGTCATCTTCTCCTACGGCCTGGTTGGCCTGGCGCTGTTCCTCGCCTTCTTCCTGCGCATGTTCCCGCGCATCTGGCGCGCCACGGACGTGTACGGCTCGATCCTGGGCGGCATCATCCTGGCGACCCTGGTGGAGCAGTTCTACTACGGCATGAACACCGGCCTCATGATCTCCGTTGTCGCGGTGGCGCTCCTGTCGCGCCACCTGGAGGAGGAGAGCGATCCGATCAAGCGCGCCGAGGTCGAGCGCGACGGCCGCGCGAGCGCCGGTAGCGTCGCCGGGACCGTCCGCGCCCAGCGCGCGGTGCGCATGGGGCAATGGACAAGCCCCGCCGCGAACGACGGGGCTTTTGCCACTCACATGCTTGCTCGACTCAACAAGTCGGGTCGTCGGGGAACGAGAAGCCGGACAGCTTCCACGCGCCGCCGTCCTTCACAAACAGAAAATAGGTGA
- a CDS encoding glycosyltransferase family 2 protein produces MTAEETTAADHKAASIWHVDRTARVSQLISGDPSDPRALVLVRDNGRNSAFVEIEGTDHPETDPRVLEVEPAPARGWEEGAGADVDATVVMCTVGSCDMLEDAVRAILAQDHQRFTLVVVDNAPHTGLTREKLAGIDDTRLSIVSASRPGLSRARNRGVLAARGEVIVFTDDDAIVDPHWLTAMIDPFTASPYVAATTGIALPLEQRYAPQRWFESRGGFPKDMSPRVWCVGDIPEGLEVLGEKGDGGPLFPITTARVGAGVCMAMRRDVLMEVGPFDPALGAGTSTRGGEDLDMFARILATGDVIVHTPDALVHHRHRVDEAGLDKQIRGNGSGMAALLTKAIIAKPSVLGTLATRVPGVLNRVKLGGARVAGTDEDVPGSLTKSEIKGFLEGPFLYLSSRKRNKLGAPRQAEPAPAQDSVTAPSSAEEAQASSATETTGEGNGNA; encoded by the coding sequence ATGACCGCCGAGGAGACCACCGCAGCCGACCACAAGGCCGCCTCGATCTGGCACGTTGACCGCACTGCGCGCGTCTCCCAGCTGATTTCGGGCGACCCGTCGGATCCGCGAGCGCTCGTGCTCGTGCGCGATAACGGCCGTAACTCGGCGTTCGTCGAGATCGAGGGCACGGACCATCCGGAGACCGATCCGCGCGTGCTCGAGGTCGAACCGGCCCCTGCGCGCGGCTGGGAAGAGGGCGCTGGCGCCGACGTGGACGCGACCGTCGTCATGTGCACGGTCGGCTCGTGCGACATGCTCGAGGATGCCGTGCGCGCCATCCTGGCCCAGGATCACCAGCGTTTCACGCTCGTCGTGGTGGATAACGCTCCGCACACGGGCCTGACTCGGGAGAAGCTCGCGGGTATCGACGATACGCGCCTGAGCATCGTCTCTGCCTCCCGTCCGGGCCTGTCTCGCGCCCGCAACCGCGGCGTGCTGGCTGCTCGCGGCGAAGTCATCGTCTTCACGGATGACGACGCGATCGTCGACCCGCACTGGCTGACCGCCATGATCGACCCGTTCACGGCCTCGCCGTACGTGGCCGCCACGACGGGTATCGCGCTGCCCCTGGAGCAGCGCTACGCGCCCCAGCGGTGGTTCGAGTCGCGCGGCGGCTTCCCCAAGGACATGTCCCCGCGCGTGTGGTGCGTCGGCGATATCCCCGAGGGCCTGGAGGTCCTGGGCGAGAAGGGGGACGGCGGCCCGCTGTTCCCGATCACGACGGCCCGCGTGGGTGCGGGCGTGTGCATGGCCATGCGTCGCGACGTCCTCATGGAGGTCGGTCCCTTCGATCCGGCGCTGGGCGCCGGCACCTCGACGCGCGGCGGCGAGGACCTCGACATGTTCGCGCGCATCCTGGCCACGGGTGACGTCATCGTCCACACGCCCGACGCTCTCGTGCACCACCGTCACCGCGTCGACGAGGCCGGCCTGGACAAGCAGATCCGCGGCAACGGCTCGGGTATGGCGGCGCTCCTGACGAAGGCGATCATCGCCAAACCCTCCGTGCTCGGCACGCTGGCGACCCGTGTGCCCGGCGTCCTCAACCGCGTCAAGCTCGGTGGCGCTCGCGTCGCCGGCACCGACGAGGACGTGCCCGGCTCGCTCACCAAGTCCGAGATCAAGGGCTTCCTCGAGGGTCCCTTCCTCTACCTGTCGTCGCGCAAGCGCAACAAGCTTGGCGCCCCGCGCCAGGCCGAGCCGGCCCCCGCGCAGGATAGCGTGACCGCACCGAGCAGCGCTGAGGAGGCCCAGGCCTCGTCCGCGACGGAGACGACCGGCGAAGGGAACGGCAACGCGTGA
- a CDS encoding YveK family protein, whose translation MILTPPPTGGQQILRHALARRWTSIVAGTVAGLVVGVAAAFGVPTSHSAAVSMTVTSPSITPAPAVRASLSNTTDMVTEQGIAKSAAVLDVAAARLGNGVTAEELRSNMEVSGDTNGTIVKIEYVAPTRQQAVDAADAIANAYLTERTALVEQRADEMAAGINEQIQALETELAGLTPLVDEDGNTKDNPRASEIRTELTKLAKDAEQLAPYHATAGRVITPAAASSDEVSPSKVRLILISTVVGVFAGLVLVLIRETRSRSLISPTQLADLTALPVWSAEEGAPEPWLAPTRMLAMAIDRDHWVDLIVDASDPQARDLHRVLSASLAETRVPAPRLIDINQPLASLLDEVRPSRHVLVAVRKGHDLKKLHHLLDELAIINREVNGMIYLGDQVAAPASAPTAPAQSAEVIVPKDEAPAGSAQTSEPEVDAAESTPTKETEDTSDSKKSDAKASSKKGKK comes from the coding sequence ATGATCCTGACCCCTCCGCCCACGGGCGGCCAGCAGATCCTTCGTCACGCGCTGGCACGCCGCTGGACCTCGATCGTTGCGGGGACCGTGGCCGGCCTGGTCGTAGGTGTCGCAGCCGCCTTTGGTGTCCCCACGTCGCACTCGGCGGCCGTGTCGATGACCGTGACGTCTCCGTCGATCACCCCGGCTCCCGCCGTGCGCGCCTCCCTGTCGAATACGACGGACATGGTGACCGAGCAGGGTATCGCGAAGTCCGCCGCCGTCCTCGACGTCGCAGCCGCGCGCCTCGGCAATGGCGTCACCGCCGAGGAGCTTCGCTCCAACATGGAGGTGTCCGGCGACACGAACGGCACGATCGTCAAGATCGAGTACGTGGCTCCCACGCGCCAGCAGGCCGTTGACGCCGCGGACGCGATCGCCAACGCCTACCTGACCGAGCGCACCGCCCTCGTCGAGCAGCGCGCCGACGAGATGGCCGCCGGCATCAACGAGCAGATCCAGGCTCTGGAGACCGAGCTCGCCGGCCTGACCCCCCTGGTCGACGAGGACGGCAACACGAAGGACAACCCGCGCGCCTCCGAGATTCGCACCGAGCTGACGAAGCTTGCGAAGGATGCCGAGCAGCTTGCCCCCTACCACGCCACCGCCGGCCGCGTGATCACCCCGGCCGCGGCCTCGAGCGACGAGGTCTCGCCCTCGAAGGTGCGACTGATCCTGATCTCGACCGTCGTTGGCGTCTTCGCGGGCCTGGTCCTGGTCCTCATCCGTGAGACCCGCTCGCGCTCCCTGATCTCGCCCACGCAGCTCGCCGACCTGACGGCGCTGCCCGTGTGGAGTGCCGAGGAGGGTGCCCCCGAGCCGTGGCTCGCCCCCACCCGCATGCTCGCGATGGCGATCGACCGCGATCACTGGGTTGACCTGATCGTCGACGCATCTGACCCGCAGGCCCGCGACCTGCATCGCGTCCTGTCCGCCTCGCTGGCTGAGACCCGTGTGCCCGCGCCGCGCCTCATCGACATCAACCAGCCCCTCGCCTCGCTCCTCGACGAGGTCCGCCCCTCGCGCCACGTCCTCGTCGCCGTGCGTAAGGGTCACGATCTGAAGAAGCTGCACCACCTGCTCGACGAGCTCGCGATCATCAACCGCGAGGTGAACGGCATGATCTACCTGGGCGACCAGGTGGCCGCGCCCGCCTCCGCTCCGACCGCTCCCGCTCAGTCTGCCGAGGTCATTGTCCCCAAGGACGAGGCACCGGCTGGGTCCGCCCAGACCTCGGAACCTGAGGTCGATGCCGCTGAATCCACGCCTACCAAGGAAACGGAAGACACGTCCGATTCCAAGAAGTCGGACGCCAAGGCTTCCTCGAAGAAGGGCAAGAAATGA
- a CDS encoding glycosyltransferase family 2 protein, producing the protein MPELSVLLPARNAAGTITRAVASTLAAMPRDAELVVGNDSSSDSTVGEAIRGASRGGVVDPRLRIEDITPGEGGVSRVLTQLMERTDSRLVGRMDADDVSLKGRFKRTMRAIERGDDMVFTQMIELRGSRPVPRMPYEITPEDMGWHLLLTNPVCHPTMLATREIMDRVGGYRSVPAEDYDLWMRVASAGGRIRRIAPWGLLYRIHPGQVTGNASWRSDSWKNPEQAQAFADLSVSLTGQELPRLVSLVSLPRDEAERELDRFVQVYTQGVASRPASSRRALERRLNARAAWVRSHLQGEQS; encoded by the coding sequence GTGCCTGAGCTGTCCGTCCTGCTGCCCGCGCGCAACGCGGCGGGCACGATCACACGCGCCGTGGCCTCGACGCTGGCGGCCATGCCGCGTGACGCCGAGCTGGTCGTCGGCAACGACTCGTCGTCGGATTCGACGGTCGGCGAGGCGATCCGCGGCGCGTCGCGTGGGGGAGTGGTCGATCCTCGCCTGCGCATCGAGGACATCACCCCGGGCGAGGGCGGCGTCTCTCGCGTCCTCACTCAGCTCATGGAGCGCACCGACTCGCGCCTCGTGGGGCGTATGGACGCCGACGACGTGTCTCTCAAGGGCCGCTTCAAGCGCACGATGCGTGCCATCGAGCGCGGCGACGACATGGTCTTCACGCAGATGATCGAGCTGCGTGGCTCCCGCCCGGTGCCCCGCATGCCTTACGAGATCACGCCCGAGGACATGGGCTGGCATCTGCTGCTCACCAACCCCGTGTGCCACCCGACCATGCTCGCCACCCGCGAGATCATGGACCGCGTCGGCGGCTACCGCAGCGTTCCCGCCGAGGACTACGACCTGTGGATGCGCGTGGCATCCGCGGGCGGTCGCATTCGCCGTATTGCGCCCTGGGGTCTGCTGTACCGCATCCACCCGGGCCAGGTCACCGGAAACGCCTCGTGGCGCTCGGATTCGTGGAAGAATCCCGAGCAGGCCCAGGCCTTCGCTGACCTGTCGGTATCTCTGACGGGCCAGGAGCTGCCGCGCCTGGTCTCGCTCGTTTCGCTTCCTCGCGACGAGGCCGAGCGTGAGCTCGACCGCTTCGTGCAGGTCTACACTCAGGGGGTCGCGTCTCGACCCGCATCGTCTCGCCGCGCTCTCGAGCGCCGGCTCAATGCGCGCGCCGCGTGGGTGCGCTCTCACCTCCAAGGAGAACAGTCATGA
- a CDS encoding CDP-alcohol phosphatidyltransferase family protein: MSLPVVLEPGSSWGTRFSAYRSALAAAQKPGAGVPAYMRWVNRGAARVVAAACAAFGWTPNFVSFISVCFSTLGLIVLVALEPAWWTGLIVGTALAVGFMFDSADGQVSRVTGASSKTGEWVDHVADAFRSPAIHFCTAAAVMIYRPESWWLAVVALVYGWVTSGQFMSQILAEQFVRAAGRKQTRGGNLRSFVLLPTDPGVLCWSFVLWGFGVPFMVLYTFLAVIAVAHSSISLRRRFRDLRALDAAAKQAATQGESRA; encoded by the coding sequence GTGAGCCTGCCCGTCGTGCTCGAGCCGGGTTCCTCGTGGGGGACTCGTTTTAGCGCTTACCGCTCCGCGCTGGCTGCCGCGCAGAAGCCGGGCGCGGGCGTCCCCGCGTACATGCGCTGGGTGAACCGCGGCGCTGCGCGCGTCGTGGCAGCCGCCTGCGCGGCTTTTGGCTGGACCCCGAACTTCGTCAGTTTCATCTCCGTGTGCTTCTCGACGCTCGGCCTCATCGTCCTCGTCGCGCTCGAACCCGCGTGGTGGACGGGCCTCATCGTCGGCACGGCTCTTGCGGTCGGCTTCATGTTCGACTCCGCGGATGGCCAGGTCTCGCGTGTCACGGGCGCTTCGTCGAAGACGGGCGAGTGGGTGGACCACGTCGCCGACGCGTTCCGTTCCCCCGCGATCCACTTCTGCACCGCCGCCGCAGTCATGATCTACCGCCCCGAGTCGTGGTGGCTGGCCGTCGTCGCGCTCGTCTACGGATGGGTAACGTCGGGCCAGTTCATGAGCCAGATCCTCGCCGAGCAGTTCGTGCGCGCGGCGGGCCGCAAGCAGACGCGCGGCGGGAACCTGCGTTCCTTCGTGCTGCTGCCCACCGACCCGGGTGTGCTGTGCTGGTCCTTCGTGCTGTGGGGCTTCGGCGTTCCTTTCATGGTGCTCTACACGTTCCTCGCAGTTATCGCGGTCGCGCACTCCTCGATTTCGCTGCGTCGCCGGTTCCGCGACCTGCGCGCCCTGGACGCGGCCGCTAAGCAGGCCGCCACGCAGGGGGAGTCCCGTGCCTGA
- a CDS encoding adenylyltransferase/cytidyltransferase family protein: MDETTQQRTPITGYVPGGFDMFHQGHLNILRAARERCDRLVVGVTSDEALIRMKGRAPVIPLKERCDLVSSLRFVDAVVVDLDQDKRLAWRLQPFDVLFKGDDWKDTPKGAALEAEMAEVGARVVYLPYTPSTSSTKLRRFIAPEDFSDEAPAKEADQAAEGEAQ, encoded by the coding sequence GTGGACGAAACGACTCAGCAACGCACCCCCATCACCGGCTACGTGCCCGGGGGTTTTGACATGTTCCACCAGGGACACCTCAACATTCTGCGCGCCGCGCGTGAGCGCTGCGATCGCCTCGTCGTCGGCGTGACCTCGGACGAGGCCCTCATCCGTATGAAGGGCCGCGCCCCCGTCATCCCGCTCAAGGAGCGCTGCGACCTCGTGTCGTCGCTGCGTTTCGTGGATGCGGTTGTCGTCGACCTGGACCAGGACAAGCGCCTCGCGTGGCGTCTCCAGCCTTTCGACGTCCTCTTCAAGGGTGACGACTGGAAGGACACTCCGAAGGGCGCCGCGCTCGAGGCCGAGATGGCCGAGGTCGGCGCGCGCGTCGTTTACCTGCCGTACACGCCGTCGACGTCGTCGACGAAGCTGCGCCGTTTCATCGCCCCCGAGGACTTCTCCGACGAGGCCCCAGCGAAGGAAGCGGACCAGGCGGCGGAAGGGGAGGCGCAGTGA
- the purU gene encoding formyltetrahydrofolate deformylase: MTENAQLVVTLSCPDRPGIVHAVTGVIGESGGNVIQSQQFGDSDTGTFFMRVEVDSPKGRTPIDEGLARVAEEFAATYRVDDLGRKLRTIIMVSREGHCLTDLLYRQQTQGLPIDVIAVVGNHPDLAPVAQFYGVPFLNIPVTKDTKAQAERQLLDLIASENVELVVLARYMQILSDEVCRAMQGRVINIHHSFLPSFKGARPYAQAHERGVKLIGATAHYVTADLDEGPIIEQDVTRVSHADSTPDMVALGQDVERRVLAQAVRFHAERRVLMNGNRTVVFSR; encoded by the coding sequence ATGACTGAAAACGCGCAGCTTGTTGTGACTCTGTCCTGCCCGGACCGCCCCGGTATCGTGCACGCCGTGACCGGTGTGATCGGCGAGTCCGGCGGCAACGTCATCCAGTCCCAGCAGTTCGGCGACTCCGACACGGGTACCTTCTTCATGCGCGTCGAGGTCGACTCCCCGAAGGGCCGCACCCCCATCGACGAGGGCCTTGCCCGCGTCGCCGAGGAATTCGCCGCAACCTACCGCGTCGACGACCTGGGCCGCAAGCTGCGCACCATCATCATGGTCTCCCGCGAGGGCCACTGCCTCACCGACCTCCTGTATCGCCAGCAGACGCAGGGCCTGCCCATCGACGTCATCGCGGTCGTCGGCAACCACCCGGACCTGGCGCCCGTCGCCCAGTTCTACGGCGTCCCCTTCCTCAACATCCCCGTCACGAAGGACACGAAGGCCCAGGCGGAGCGCCAGCTCCTCGACCTCATCGCCTCCGAAAATGTTGAGCTCGTCGTCCTGGCGCGCTACATGCAGATCCTCTCCGACGAGGTCTGCCGCGCCATGCAGGGCCGCGTCATCAACATTCACCACTCCTTCCTGCCCTCCTTCAAGGGCGCGCGCCCCTACGCGCAGGCCCACGAGCGCGGCGTGAAGCTGATTGGCGCGACCGCCCACTACGTGACCGCCGACCTCGATGAGGGCCCGATTATCGAGCAGGACGTCACCCGCGTCTCCCACGCCGACTCCACGCCTGACATGGTGGCCCTCGGCCAGGACGTGGAGCGCCGCGTCCTCGCGCAGGCCGTCCGCTTCCACGCGGAGCGTCGCGTTCTCATGAATGGCAACCGAACGGTCGTCTTCTCGCGCTGA
- a CDS encoding GNAT family N-acetyltransferase: MQIRIASPGDIAFIGSAYVHARAFMQANGNATQWPFGYPSHIDAEEDIAHGHCFLVADDEGPLAVFTLAPGPDETYAEIDGAWHFEAEYHVIHRVAAVRGHGVARAIFNFAAEHANYLRCDTHENNAPMRRALESFGFQECGTITVTNDTERVAYDWIKDSSTGAAAN, from the coding sequence ATGCAGATTCGAATCGCATCCCCTGGCGACATCGCATTCATCGGGAGCGCGTATGTGCATGCCCGCGCGTTTATGCAGGCGAATGGGAATGCGACTCAGTGGCCCTTCGGATACCCGAGCCACATTGACGCTGAGGAAGACATCGCGCACGGGCACTGTTTCCTTGTGGCTGACGATGAGGGGCCACTTGCTGTTTTCACCCTCGCTCCAGGACCGGATGAGACGTATGCCGAGATCGACGGCGCATGGCATTTCGAGGCTGAGTACCACGTGATTCACCGCGTGGCAGCAGTGCGCGGGCATGGGGTCGCGCGGGCAATTTTCAACTTTGCGGCTGAGCACGCTAACTACCTGCGTTGCGACACCCACGAGAACAACGCCCCGATGCGGCGCGCGCTCGAATCCTTCGGATTCCAAGAGTGCGGCACAATCACCGTTACCAACGACACGGAGCGCGTTGCCTATGACTGGATCAAGGACAGCTCTACCGGCGCAGCAGCCAACTAG